A DNA window from Fragaria vesca subsp. vesca linkage group LG3, FraVesHawaii_1.0, whole genome shotgun sequence contains the following coding sequences:
- the LOC101305922 gene encoding uncharacterized protein LOC101305922, producing MEMKVALPVDFNFDSSACSSPYLTAPSSPTRFGNCYFSAPTSPNRSSSFFRQFNDFDYNLHSNSTKYSPSTVPFKWEEKPGTPKSRATINGDDLEDFEFNFSGQLEKASLPADELFDGGKIKPLKPPPRLHVSTNRNQDQGSSSGLSPRSPSPRSSRVLCQGKRMVQDVLSPRHHHRKVDSDPFTAAMEETRRDCYRDEYDYAEEEFQSRRGRERMSRMPSRHVNASIRKGTRSLSPLRIPDIMFDDVASPAPTTSHASNSSIKPATSPSVSSAYNAILSAISFSKVNKKWKLRDLLLFRSASEGRATTGKDPLRKYSLLSTKKSMSEDVKNSSFRSTDSVGSVSSRRRGPVSPHELHYTVNRAVTEEMRRKTVLPYKHGLLGCLGFNHGLHEISRGAFGSMARNS from the coding sequence ATGGAGATGAAAGTAGCACTTCCGGTGGACTTCAACTTCGACAGCAGCGCCTGCTCCTCCCCTTACTTGACCGCCCCGTCTAGCCCCACCCGGTTCGGCAACTGCTACTTCAGCGCACCCACCAGCCCCAACCGTTCTTCATCCTTCTTCCGCCAGTTTAATGACTTCGACTACAATCTTCATTCCAACAGTACTAAGTACTCTCCTTCCACCGTCCCTTTCAAGTGGGAAGAAAAGCCCGGGACTCCGAAATCCCGGGCTACTATCAACGGCGACGATCTTGAAGACTTCGAGTTCAATTTCAGTGGCCAACTGGAGAAAGCTTCTTTACCGGCAGACGAGCTCTTTGACGGCGGGAAGATCAAGCCTCTGAAGCCTCCTCCCCGGCTACATGTCAGCACTAACAGAAATCAGGATCAGGGATCCTCTTCCGGTTTATCTCCACGGTCACCATCGCCGAGATCTTCCAGAGTACTGTGTCAAGGTAAGAGAATGGTCCAAGACGTGTTGTCTCCACGTCATCATCACAGAAAGGTCGACTCCGATCCTTTCACGGCGGCCATGGAAGAGACTCGGAGAGATTGTTACAGAGATGAATATGACTACGCAGAAGAAGAGTTTCAGAGCCGACGCGGGAGAGAAAGAATGTCGAGAATGCCTTCAAGACACGTCAACGCTTCAATCCGAAAAGGAACCAGGTCTTTATCTCCGTTGAGGATTCCGGACATCATGTTCGACGACGTTGCATCACCTGCTCCGACTACGAGTCATGCCTCTAACAGCTCGATCAAGCCGGCCACTTCTCCTTCTGTATCTTCGGCTTACAACGCGATATTGTCAGCTATTTCGTTCTCGAAAGTGAATAAGAAGTGGAAGCTGAGGGATCTGTTGCTGTTCCGGAGCGCATCGGAAGGTAGAGCCACGACGGGGAAGGATCCTCTAAGGAAGTATTCGCTTTTGTCGACAAAGAAGAGTATGTCGGAAGATGTGAAGAATTCGAGCTTCCGGTCGACGGACAGCGTCGGCTCGGTTAGCTCGAGGAGGAGAGGACCGGTTTCACCTCACGAGCTTCATTACACGGTGAATCGGGCGGTAACGGAGGAGATGAGGAGGAAGACAGTGTTGCCCTACAAACATGGGCTGTTGGGTTGCTTGGGGTTCAACCATGGCTTGCATGAAATTTCCAGGGGTGCATTTGGCTCCATGGCACGTAACTCATGA